The Aminithiophilus ramosus genome contains a region encoding:
- a CDS encoding molybdopterin-binding protein, translated as MKFTVLALEEALGLPLAHDLTQIDVEKGYKGARFRRGHIVTEADLETLRSMGREHLTLMELGPDEVHEDDAALRLAPVVRGRGVETRGPREGKCVLVATGDGLLEYDEKAVESLNGQGQWIFATLPRHSPVRRGEQVAAFRILPLCVADEEVRRAEKTGRPIDVLPFRPLEVGLVTTGREIAQGRIKDAFGPKLERKVTALGGRLRGQRIVGDDREAIAEAIGAFLDEGADLVVCTGGMSVDADDLTPEAIRSVADEVLFRGVPALPGSMLMLATKGMAFVVGAPACVVHDERTTLDPLLQLLFAGVRPTEREIRLWGVGGLCRHCPVCVYPDCSFAARP; from the coding sequence ATGAAATTCACCGTTCTCGCCCTTGAAGAGGCCCTGGGCCTGCCCCTGGCCCACGACCTGACCCAGATCGACGTCGAAAAAGGCTACAAGGGAGCCCGCTTCCGCCGAGGCCATATCGTCACCGAGGCCGACCTGGAGACGCTGCGCTCCATGGGACGGGAACACCTGACGCTGATGGAGCTCGGACCGGACGAGGTCCACGAGGATGACGCGGCCCTGCGCCTCGCCCCCGTCGTCAGGGGCAGGGGCGTCGAGACCCGAGGTCCCCGCGAGGGGAAGTGCGTCCTCGTCGCCACCGGCGACGGCCTGCTCGAATATGACGAGAAGGCCGTCGAGTCCCTCAACGGCCAGGGACAGTGGATCTTCGCCACCCTCCCCCGTCACAGCCCCGTCCGCCGAGGCGAGCAGGTGGCCGCCTTCCGCATCCTCCCCCTCTGCGTCGCCGACGAGGAGGTCCGTCGGGCGGAAAAAACGGGGCGCCCCATCGACGTTCTCCCCTTCCGCCCCCTCGAGGTGGGCCTCGTCACGACGGGCCGAGAGATCGCCCAGGGGCGGATCAAGGACGCCTTCGGCCCCAAGCTGGAACGGAAGGTGACGGCCTTGGGCGGCCGCCTTCGGGGACAGCGCATCGTCGGCGACGACAGGGAGGCCATCGCCGAGGCCATCGGAGCCTTCCTCGACGAGGGGGCCGATCTCGTCGTCTGCACGGGCGGCATGAGCGTCGACGCCGACGACCTGACGCCTGAGGCCATCCGATCCGTCGCCGACGAGGTTCTCTTCCGGGGCGTTCCGGCTCTGCCGGGATCGATGCTGATGCTGGCGACGAAGGGCATGGCCTTCGTCGTCGGTGCCCCAGCCTGCGTCGTCCACGACGAACGGACGACCCTAGATCCCCTTCTCCAGCTCCTTTTCGCCGGGGTCCGCCCGACGGAGAGGGAGATCCGCCTCTGGGGAGTCGGGGGACTCTGCCGCCACTGTCCCGTCTGCGTCTATCCCGACTGTTCTTTCGCGGCGAGGCCATGA
- a CDS encoding molybdate ABC transporter substrate-binding protein yields the protein MNAFKVRHRCESFVVFVVLVLLVLFSPSVARAEVVAVAAGIAPAVEEVLAAHVKGGGASLEIVTGSCGTLAKQIAAEAPYQMLLLSEPRWPKWLEQKGLLNESAVFALGKLALWWPKPDRIVDLADLPSPLALPDPETTAYGFLGKEYLQERGLWEKMNGSGSILIVGNAPGGVLAVKSGAAAAAFVPVGTEIKAGGSIAVIAGKTTEMIGGLLAAAGSDSRSFWAFCLSAEAASIWERWGFEAMRP from the coding sequence GTGAACGCCTTTAAAGTCCGCCATCGCTGCGAGTCCTTTGTCGTCTTTGTCGTCCTTGTTCTCCTCGTCCTTTTCTCCCCCTCCGTCGCCCGGGCCGAGGTCGTCGCCGTCGCCGCCGGAATCGCCCCCGCCGTGGAGGAGGTCCTGGCCGCCCACGTGAAGGGAGGCGGCGCCTCGCTGGAGATCGTCACCGGATCCTGCGGGACCCTGGCCAAGCAGATCGCCGCCGAAGCCCCCTACCAGATGCTCCTGCTCTCCGAGCCCCGCTGGCCGAAGTGGCTCGAACAGAAGGGGCTGCTCAACGAATCGGCCGTCTTCGCCCTGGGAAAACTGGCCCTCTGGTGGCCCAAGCCGGACAGGATCGTCGACCTGGCCGATCTCCCGTCGCCCCTGGCCCTTCCCGACCCTGAGACCACGGCCTACGGTTTCCTCGGCAAAGAATACCTCCAGGAGCGGGGGCTATGGGAGAAGATGAACGGCTCCGGGAGCATCCTGATCGTCGGCAACGCCCCCGGAGGCGTTCTGGCCGTCAAGAGCGGAGCCGCCGCCGCGGCCTTCGTTCCCGTCGGCACGGAGATCAAGGCGGGAGGTTCGATCGCCGTCATCGCCGGAAAAACGACGGAGATGATCGGCGGTCTTCTCGCCGCGGCGGGATCCGACAGCCGCTCCTTCTGGGCCTTCTGCCTCTCCGCCGAGGCCGCCTCCATCTGGGAGAGGTGGGGCTTCGAGGCGATGCGGCCGTGA
- a CDS encoding Fur family transcriptional regulator, with protein MTERTILEEAGLRATETRLRVLQILFEAGRPLAHGDVLERLGGEADRVTLYRTLTSLERAGLVHRVQGTDGAWRFCAHRPDMPGCPGNHPHFLCLGCGLMVCLLGQRLPRVDVPEGCSVSGKQLVVYGLCPACQAGESEKKASGQERPEAD; from the coding sequence ATGACGGAGCGGACCATCCTGGAGGAGGCAGGGCTCCGGGCCACCGAGACCCGCCTCCGCGTCCTCCAGATCCTCTTCGAGGCGGGACGTCCCCTGGCCCACGGAGACGTCCTGGAACGTCTCGGCGGCGAGGCCGATCGGGTCACCCTCTACCGGACCCTGACATCGCTGGAGCGGGCCGGTCTGGTCCATCGCGTCCAGGGGACGGACGGCGCCTGGCGCTTCTGCGCCCATCGGCCCGACATGCCGGGCTGTCCCGGCAACCACCCTCACTTCCTCTGCCTCGGCTGCGGCCTCATGGTCTGCCTTCTCGGCCAGCGCCTTCCCCGCGTCGACGTCCCCGAAGGCTGTTCCGTATCGGGCAAACAGCTCGTCGTCTACGGCCTCTGTCCGGCCTGCCAAGCCGGGGAGAGCGAAAAAAAGGCCTCCGGCCAGGAGAGGCCGGAGGCGGACTGA
- a CDS encoding molybdopterin-dependent aldehyde oxidoreductase, whose translation MKQYFRKSIMVNGCPHSVVADPETTLADVIRRQLGLTGTKVGCGVGQCGVCNVLMDGKLVQSCIVKWSKVSDGASILTIEGMGAPGRLHALQWAFIKCGGFQCGFCTPGFIVSAKGLLDENHNPTREDVRDWFQKHRNACRCTGYVQIVDAVMLAAKVLRGEEEMTDFSEMLGKDGAVWGTYYPRPSAVYKVTGTWDFGDDVALKLPEGTLFAACVCPETHHARVKKIDFSEAEKMPGVVKIVTAADIFANKGTNRIRGQVGSGTATTDGWERRILVPEGDKIRQWGESVAIVCADTETLAREAAKAVKVELEELTPLLYVKDAMAPGAIKVYDEIADIDGIPNAFNKRPIIKGDDPKAALDRAPFVVDEEFYSSRQPHLTMETDCGFGYYDEEGRLTLQTKSICVYRHQLMIARGLGVAPSKIRVIQNNMGASFGYKVAPTNEPLLGACVIATGRPVYMRLDMKEHIVRTPKRSPFLMKVRVGADEKGKIVGLENHWYVDHGPYSESSQDLTNKGGQFMLAPYHVDDIRGCGYTLFTNHRWSAAFRAYGAPQTYHAGEIAVDMLAEKAGIDPLEFRERNLLRVGDTLPSGQKAEVYPLQAMVNRMRPYYEEAKAKAEALSTDTVKRGVGISIGIYNSNDDGADDANSHIELTRDGVTLYNTWEDHGQGADMGCVGTAHEALRPLGLKPEQIKLVLSDTAKAPNSGAAAASRCQVMVGMAIVDSCQKLLNAMRRPDGTYRTYDEMIAENIPVYHEGYYKATLRNVDGEIQTCTGMDDATGQGYPFANHMFGIFLAEVAVELATGKTTVERFTLVSDVGKINNFAVVEGQQYGGIAQGIGLALSEDFVDMRKHNNLIGCGLPFIKDVPDAIRLIHLESPREFGPFGASGTGEMPLSAPHPAILNAINNACGVRLTTIPATPERVLEGLKAKKA comes from the coding sequence ATGAAACAGTACTTCCGCAAGAGCATCATGGTCAACGGCTGTCCCCATTCGGTCGTCGCCGATCCCGAGACGACGCTGGCCGACGTGATCCGCAGGCAGCTCGGCCTGACGGGCACCAAGGTCGGCTGCGGCGTGGGCCAGTGCGGCGTCTGCAACGTCCTCATGGACGGCAAGCTGGTCCAGTCCTGCATCGTCAAGTGGTCCAAGGTCTCCGATGGAGCCTCGATCCTCACCATCGAGGGGATGGGCGCTCCCGGCCGCCTCCACGCCCTCCAGTGGGCTTTCATCAAATGCGGAGGCTTTCAGTGCGGCTTCTGCACGCCGGGCTTCATCGTCAGCGCCAAGGGCCTCCTCGACGAAAACCACAACCCCACCCGGGAAGACGTCCGCGACTGGTTCCAGAAGCACCGCAACGCCTGTCGCTGCACGGGCTACGTCCAGATCGTCGACGCCGTCATGCTCGCCGCCAAGGTCCTGCGCGGCGAGGAGGAGATGACCGACTTCTCGGAGATGCTCGGCAAGGACGGGGCCGTCTGGGGAACCTACTACCCCCGCCCCAGCGCCGTTTATAAAGTGACGGGAACCTGGGACTTCGGCGACGACGTGGCCCTCAAGCTTCCCGAGGGAACCCTCTTCGCCGCCTGCGTCTGCCCCGAGACGCACCACGCCCGGGTCAAGAAGATCGATTTCTCCGAGGCGGAGAAAATGCCCGGCGTCGTCAAGATCGTCACCGCCGCCGACATCTTCGCCAACAAGGGCACGAACCGCATCCGAGGCCAGGTCGGTTCCGGAACGGCCACGACGGACGGATGGGAGCGGCGCATCCTCGTCCCTGAAGGCGACAAGATCCGCCAGTGGGGCGAGTCCGTGGCCATCGTCTGCGCCGACACGGAGACTCTGGCCCGAGAGGCGGCCAAGGCCGTCAAAGTCGAGCTGGAGGAGCTGACGCCCCTCCTGTACGTGAAAGACGCCATGGCCCCCGGAGCGATCAAGGTCTACGACGAGATCGCCGACATCGACGGCATCCCCAACGCCTTCAACAAGCGTCCCATCATCAAGGGCGACGATCCCAAGGCCGCCCTCGACAGGGCTCCCTTCGTCGTCGACGAGGAGTTCTACAGCTCCCGTCAGCCTCACCTCACCATGGAGACGGACTGCGGCTTCGGCTACTACGACGAAGAGGGACGGCTCACGCTCCAGACGAAGAGCATCTGCGTCTACCGCCACCAGCTCATGATCGCCCGGGGTCTCGGCGTGGCCCCCTCCAAGATCCGCGTCATCCAGAACAACATGGGCGCCTCCTTCGGCTACAAGGTGGCCCCCACCAACGAGCCTCTCCTCGGCGCCTGCGTCATCGCCACGGGGCGGCCCGTCTACATGCGCCTCGACATGAAGGAGCACATCGTCCGGACGCCCAAGCGCTCTCCCTTCCTCATGAAGGTCCGCGTCGGCGCCGACGAGAAGGGCAAGATCGTCGGCCTGGAAAACCACTGGTACGTCGACCACGGCCCCTACTCCGAGTCGAGCCAGGACCTGACCAACAAGGGCGGCCAGTTCATGCTGGCCCCCTACCACGTCGACGACATCCGCGGCTGCGGCTACACCCTCTTCACCAACCACCGCTGGTCGGCGGCCTTCCGCGCCTACGGCGCCCCCCAGACCTACCACGCCGGCGAGATCGCCGTCGACATGCTGGCCGAGAAAGCCGGGATCGACCCCCTCGAGTTCCGCGAGAGGAATCTGCTCCGCGTCGGCGACACCCTTCCCAGCGGGCAGAAGGCCGAGGTCTACCCCCTCCAGGCCATGGTCAACCGCATGCGTCCCTACTACGAGGAGGCCAAGGCCAAGGCCGAGGCCCTCTCGACGGATACGGTGAAGCGGGGCGTGGGCATCTCCATCGGCATCTACAACTCCAACGACGACGGAGCCGACGACGCCAACAGCCACATCGAGCTGACCCGCGACGGCGTGACCCTCTACAACACCTGGGAGGACCACGGCCAGGGAGCCGACATGGGCTGCGTCGGAACGGCCCATGAGGCCCTCCGTCCTCTGGGACTGAAACCGGAGCAGATCAAGCTCGTCCTCAGCGACACGGCCAAGGCCCCCAACAGCGGCGCCGCCGCCGCCAGCCGCTGCCAGGTCATGGTGGGCATGGCCATCGTCGACAGCTGCCAGAAGCTCCTCAACGCCATGCGCCGCCCCGACGGGACCTACAGGACCTACGACGAGATGATCGCCGAGAACATCCCCGTCTACCACGAGGGCTACTACAAGGCCACGCTGCGCAACGTCGACGGCGAGATCCAGACCTGCACCGGCATGGATGACGCCACGGGACAGGGCTACCCCTTCGCCAACCACATGTTCGGCATCTTCCTGGCCGAAGTCGCCGTCGAGCTGGCCACGGGCAAGACGACCGTCGAGCGCTTCACCCTCGTCAGCGACGTGGGAAAGATCAACAACTTCGCCGTCGTCGAGGGACAGCAGTACGGCGGCATCGCCCAGGGCATCGGCCTGGCCCTCTCGGAGGACTTCGTCGACATGCGCAAGCACAACAACCTCATCGGCTGCGGCCTGCCCTTCATCAAGGACGTGCCCGATGCGATCCGTCTCATCCACCTCGAGTCGCCTCGCGAGTTCGGCCCCTTCGGCGCCTCCGGAACGGGCGAGATGCCCCTTTCGGCGCCCCATCCGGCCATCCTCAACGCCATCAACAACGCCTGCGGCGTGCGGCTCACCACCATTCCGGCCACGCCGGAGCGGGTCCTCGAGGGCCTCAAGGCGAAAAAAGCCTGA
- a CDS encoding cupin domain-containing protein — MTEALQENLAGKLDDLPLISAASLGEGVLKRIVFGPGRFFDDYSVRLFTLPARKIIPVHEHDWPHYLITLDGHGQVVIDGVLHDLPQGSWAHVPADVPHSYGNSGDDPFTFLCIVPWRGDPQGRRIGMKQRRIEEKEQEN; from the coding sequence ATGACGGAAGCTCTGCAGGAAAACCTGGCCGGCAAGCTGGACGACCTGCCCCTCATCAGCGCCGCCTCTCTCGGCGAAGGGGTGCTGAAGCGGATCGTCTTCGGCCCCGGACGCTTTTTCGACGACTACTCGGTGCGCCTCTTCACCCTGCCGGCCCGGAAGATCATACCCGTCCACGAGCACGACTGGCCCCACTACCTCATCACCCTCGACGGCCACGGACAGGTCGTCATCGACGGCGTCCTTCACGATCTGCCTCAGGGCTCATGGGCCCACGTCCCCGCCGACGTGCCCCACTCCTACGGCAACAGCGGCGACGACCCCTTCACCTTCCTCTGCATCGTCCCCTGGCGGGGCGACCCTCAGGGAAGGCGGATCGGAATGAAGCAGCGGCGCATCGAGGAAAAAGAACAGGAGAACTGA
- a CDS encoding ABC transporter ATP-binding protein, which produces MSWLESSFRHDLGSFRLDVSLSMEREIAVLFGPSGAGKSQTLRLLAGLSRPAQGTFLLDGRDLSALPPGKRRIGLVFQDPALFPHLSVIENAAYGLKGDGRLEQARRWLAMVGLDGFGERLPHQLSGGQRQRVALARALAPEPDLLLLDEPFSALDGPLRRTLRRELKKLHAATGTPLLYVTHQIEDVCALGDRVFFMNDGSVAASLPVAKLWENHAVEAAWRSMGWGTLLTGDVRDFQGGIELVWERGRLLLPPSTKERGQARAFIAPHEVKILYPHLPVDPQLAENVLTGTVVETIQMGSTTRVDLAACGLTWQAEFSREAYASLSLREGETVRFAVRPRSVSLLKPRPEEVVCCDEIHRSRP; this is translated from the coding sequence GTGAGCTGGCTTGAGAGCTCCTTCCGCCACGATCTGGGCTCTTTCCGCCTCGACGTCTCCCTCTCCATGGAAAGGGAGATCGCCGTCCTCTTCGGCCCCAGCGGGGCGGGCAAGAGTCAGACCCTCCGTCTCCTGGCGGGACTGTCCCGGCCGGCGCAAGGGACGTTCCTCCTCGACGGCCGGGACCTCTCTGCCCTGCCGCCGGGGAAACGCCGCATCGGCCTCGTCTTTCAGGATCCGGCCCTCTTTCCCCACCTTTCCGTCATCGAGAACGCCGCCTACGGCCTCAAGGGCGACGGACGCCTCGAGCAGGCCCGCCGATGGCTCGCCATGGTCGGCCTCGACGGCTTCGGAGAGCGGCTCCCCCATCAGCTTTCGGGGGGACAGAGACAGAGGGTGGCCCTGGCCCGGGCCCTGGCTCCCGAGCCCGACCTGCTCCTTCTCGACGAGCCCTTCAGCGCCCTCGACGGCCCTCTGCGACGCACGCTGAGGCGGGAGCTGAAGAAACTCCATGCCGCAACGGGCACTCCCCTTCTCTACGTCACCCATCAGATCGAGGACGTCTGCGCCCTTGGCGACCGGGTCTTTTTCATGAACGACGGCTCCGTGGCGGCCTCCCTTCCGGTGGCCAAGCTCTGGGAAAACCACGCCGTCGAGGCCGCCTGGCGCTCCATGGGATGGGGCACACTCCTGACCGGCGACGTCCGCGACTTTCAGGGCGGCATCGAGCTGGTCTGGGAGAGGGGACGGCTCCTCCTGCCGCCGTCGACGAAGGAGCGAGGACAGGCCAGGGCCTTCATCGCTCCCCATGAGGTCAAGATCCTCTACCCCCACCTTCCCGTCGACCCGCAGCTGGCCGAAAATGTCCTGACCGGGACCGTCGTCGAGACGATCCAGATGGGGTCGACGACGCGCGTCGACCTCGCCGCCTGCGGCCTGACCTGGCAGGCCGAATTTTCGAGGGAGGCCTACGCCTCCCTGAGCCTCAGGGAGGGAGAGACGGTCCGTTTCGCCGTCAGGCCCCGATCGGTCTCCCTTCTCAAACCCCGCCCCGAGGAGGTCGTCTGCTGCGATGAAATTCACCGTTCTCGCCCTTGA
- a CDS encoding XdhC family protein: MYKAYNNVFEAIHEALQAGDQGVLCTLVEEAGSTPRSRGARMWVRPDGSIVGTVGGGVLEHRVIARALEMIASREEVSYFKESLEGDPAFGDEAICGGAAGVFMEYIGQQKKVVIFGGGHVGRALALVAVASGFGAVVWDERDEFANAERFPGAVVHCCPLEGAFDGRIAFDEATFVVIVTRGHVLDGDVARLLEGKKAAYRGMIGSRKKASALKKALLAEGVGSAYLDSIFSPIGLPINAETPEEIALSVMAEIVAVDRGADVKGLRSHGKV; encoded by the coding sequence ATGTATAAAGCTTACAACAATGTTTTCGAGGCCATTCACGAGGCCCTGCAGGCGGGCGATCAGGGCGTTCTCTGCACCCTCGTCGAGGAGGCGGGGTCGACGCCCCGTTCCCGGGGGGCCCGCATGTGGGTCCGTCCCGACGGCTCCATCGTGGGGACCGTCGGCGGAGGCGTCCTGGAGCACCGCGTCATCGCCAGGGCCCTGGAGATGATCGCCTCCCGGGAGGAGGTCTCCTACTTCAAGGAGTCCCTCGAGGGAGACCCCGCCTTCGGCGACGAGGCCATCTGCGGCGGTGCGGCGGGCGTCTTCATGGAGTATATCGGCCAGCAGAAAAAGGTGGTCATCTTCGGAGGAGGCCATGTGGGACGGGCCCTGGCCCTCGTGGCCGTCGCCTCCGGCTTCGGCGCCGTCGTCTGGGACGAGCGCGACGAATTCGCCAACGCCGAGCGTTTCCCCGGAGCCGTCGTCCACTGCTGCCCTCTCGAAGGGGCCTTCGACGGCCGCATCGCCTTCGACGAGGCGACCTTCGTCGTCATCGTCACCCGGGGCCATGTCCTCGACGGCGACGTGGCCCGCCTCCTGGAGGGCAAGAAGGCGGCCTACCGGGGGATGATCGGCTCCCGCAAGAAGGCGTCGGCCCTCAAAAAGGCCCTTCTCGCCGAAGGAGTGGGGAGTGCCTATCTCGATTCCATCTTCTCTCCCATCGGCCTTCCCATCAACGCCGAGACGCCCGAGGAGATCGCCCTCTCCGTCATGGCCGAGATCGTCGCCGTCGACCGGGGGGCCGACGTGAAGGGGCTGCGGAGTCACGGCAAGGTCTGA
- the modA gene encoding molybdate ABC transporter substrate-binding protein: MKWQRSLRSLLVVSLIFFVPLAASADTVAVAGSMGDCMADMAAAFSSSGRGEAPQFVAGASGKLAAQIKAGAPFGLFLSASAQWTKHLDEEGLLEEVAPMATSPLALWWPKAEAPSVDRLPSGELKIAIADPETAPFGKAAKDYLQSLGVYDAFLAEGKVVIGGVIQTAAIIPAQGGADVGIVSLSVALKMEGGSYTLLPIKPLGNSGGLVKGKATDNLRAFWSFIRSAEAAPIWKKWGFEPAAR; this comes from the coding sequence ATGAAGTGGCAACGATCGCTCCGCTCTCTGCTGGTGGTCTCTCTTATCTTCTTCGTCCCTCTTGCCGCCTCGGCCGATACCGTCGCCGTCGCCGGAAGCATGGGCGACTGCATGGCCGACATGGCGGCCGCCTTCAGCTCTTCCGGCCGGGGAGAGGCGCCCCAGTTCGTCGCGGGAGCCTCGGGCAAGCTGGCGGCCCAGATCAAGGCGGGAGCCCCCTTCGGCCTTTTCCTCTCGGCAAGCGCTCAGTGGACGAAACACCTCGACGAGGAGGGGCTGCTCGAAGAGGTGGCCCCCATGGCGACGAGCCCTCTGGCCCTCTGGTGGCCCAAGGCGGAAGCTCCCTCCGTCGACCGTCTCCCCTCGGGCGAGCTGAAGATCGCCATCGCCGATCCCGAGACGGCTCCCTTCGGCAAGGCGGCCAAGGACTATCTCCAGTCGCTGGGCGTCTATGACGCCTTCCTCGCCGAGGGGAAGGTCGTCATCGGAGGCGTCATCCAGACGGCGGCCATCATCCCCGCCCAGGGCGGCGCCGACGTGGGCATCGTCTCCCTCTCGGTGGCCCTCAAAATGGAGGGCGGCAGCTACACCCTCCTTCCCATCAAACCTCTGGGCAACTCGGGCGGCCTCGTCAAGGGAAAGGCCACCGATAACCTGAGGGCCTTCTGGTCCTTCATCCGGTCGGCCGAGGCCGCTCCGATCTGGAAAAAGTGGGGCTTCGAACCGGCAGCCCGTTGA
- the modB gene encoding molybdate ABC transporter permease subunit → MGLRGDAAVTSALWVSLKVLAVDIPLLLILGTALGWLLAKRRFRGRELLHLLILLPVVLPPSVLGLYLLMLFGRVPFLHDLGLLFSFPAAAVAPLLPALPIMVQSARSGFASVDERLEDAARTLGDGEGAVFRRITLPLARRFLLAGLALSSARALGDFGVTLMIAGNIPGRTQTLPLYIYGRVESLDFALAHVAALLLTAVGVGCLLLVRTMEDRRELA, encoded by the coding sequence GTGGGGCTTCGAGGCGATGCGGCCGTGACGTCGGCCCTCTGGGTCAGCCTCAAGGTCCTGGCCGTCGACATCCCCCTTCTGCTGATCCTGGGCACGGCCCTGGGCTGGCTGCTGGCCAAGAGGCGCTTCCGCGGGCGGGAGCTGCTCCATCTCCTGATTCTCCTGCCCGTCGTCCTGCCCCCCTCCGTCCTGGGCCTCTATCTCCTCATGCTCTTCGGCCGCGTCCCCTTTCTCCACGACCTGGGGCTGCTTTTTTCCTTTCCCGCCGCCGCCGTGGCGCCCCTCCTACCGGCCCTGCCCATCATGGTCCAGTCGGCCCGATCGGGCTTCGCCTCCGTCGACGAGCGCCTCGAAGACGCGGCCCGGACCTTGGGCGACGGCGAGGGGGCCGTCTTCCGACGGATCACTCTCCCCCTGGCGCGGCGCTTCCTCCTGGCCGGGCTGGCCCTCTCGTCGGCGCGGGCCCTGGGCGACTTCGGCGTCACCCTCATGATCGCCGGCAACATCCCCGGAAGGACGCAGACCCTGCCCCTGTACATCTACGGCCGCGTCGAGTCCCTCGATTTCGCCCTGGCCCACGTGGCGGCTCTCCTTCTGACGGCCGTCGGCGTCGGCTGCCTTCTCCTCGTCCGTACCATGGAGGACCGCCGTGAGCTGGCTTGA